The proteins below are encoded in one region of Phaeodactylum tricornutum CCAP 1055/1 chromosome 3, complete sequence:
- a CDS encoding predicted protein encodes MSFGGQFEDATEVERQLQEELRRRQQALGVAGAQQSAAFSALARARASDYAHLGILGDSATSQFYQRPPHSPYGHAPNAYAGLPLQYGADQGAQGSLARFYEEQRRQQQVAQQAVQANYAAQYGQSGIADPRAYAAPYGMPPAATAPSPYTQEMLNSQAAQTQSATPSQDPYLQQYIRDRDAAVHPSQIVPTPSGSMPSPSIDASTPLAKSPPTVPSSRTPTKTPAPRKPRSTPTKSKKMSAFKEMKASRLNRVIDGSIIKDAEGNATWYTGCVPLGLEDDKYWLSELQVYLRANFAEAFGATEEDIAAPMHGRNKPIALGQVGIRCMHCKSDNPAERGQQATSYPSLISGIYNSVQQMLRLHLDCCLAMPTDVRHKIEALKVSCSSRGGRKQYWIDSAKRLGLVDTPHGIHFGRDPLGPLPPLTGPSVNSKEGRKKKMEKCIRERDEAKVAAGEDVPKPVPPVDTRPLVFPEDKPLISDYLYLTLEQMAPCLLMEADRVGCYKTRKVGFPGLACKHCVGQAGCGRYFPASEASLSQTTTSQTIMNHVRNCRRCPIEIRENLEIMKRNRMGSADRKRPNSKPKHGGRKVFFHRLWCRIQDIPFEVGKAETKESKKRSSSKTGSALKKKKRNSKSTSDSDDSEEDNSESEEETATESEESLDDEQSKKPKAKQKSGPSTSSKKKAIAPWHHGCVRLTKSDDPHWLSEMECFARSDLVEIFSLKKKDSLDGYSGRKEPALGQIGIRCIFCKILDPSERPNGYMCFPDSMSSIPNKVADLIRLHFPTCPSMPADHKETFKAFRGYDSKVANDDSQQYWVDSARDIGVSNTPAASGHGAWGVTFRRDPLQPSPADELDLELANNESGSWGMNYLVNPSDRGLCTDQVLLLLRQVRPCRFKKSDRRAGPGSRGRDRSMGFPGLACMHCANKNTLGRYFPVTSKNLTDNTVNSLQSHASSCSRCPEPIKASLAYLSHRSILQKAELSGSWKRTYFKKVWERLHVDRAWTPIDDELDDDEDDESSVEEQEENDQDSSEDEENEDGDEGSASEKEESGGQMSALIQAAAIWLTEQDQTTDSSKLRATKGRTLPGKRSGGPSSSGSKGGRGATSLPTKRRRVHS; translated from the exons ATGTCGTTTGGGGGTCAGTTTGAAGACGCCACTGAAGTGGAGCGTCAGCTCCAGGAGGAGTTGCGGAGACGTCAACAAGCGCTCGGGGTTGCCGGAGCCCAGCAATCTGCGGCCTTTTCCGCCCTGGCTCGTGCTCGTGCTTCGGACTACGCGCACTTGGGGATATTAGGAGACTCCGCGACCTCGCAGTTCTACCAGCGTCCCCCTCATTCTCCTTACGGACATGCTCCGAATGCGTACGCCGGTCTACCCCTACAGTATGGTGCGGATCAAGGTGCGCAAGGATCTCTCGCTCGATTCTACGAAGAGCAACGTCGCCAGCAGCAAGTAGCTCAGCAAGCAGTGCAAGCTAATTACGCGGCACAGTACGGACAGTCGGGAATTGCTGATCCTCGTGCGTATGCTGCTCCGTACGGAATGCCGCCTGCGGCAACGGCGCCTTCACCGTACACTCAAGAAATGTTGAATTCGCAAGCTGCGCAAACGCAGAGCGCCACGCCCTCTCAGGATCCGTACCTGCAACAGTACATTCGCGACCGTGACGCAGCAGTTCATCCAAGCCAGATCGTTCCTACGCCCTCCGGATCCATGCCGTCGCCGTCGATTGACGCCTCGACACCCTTGGCCAAGTCTCCACCGACCGTCCCCTCCTCGCGGACACCCACGAAGACTCCGGCCCCGCGCAAACCCCGTTCCACACCCACCAAGTCCAAGAAAATGTCTGCTTTTAAGGAAATGAAGGCGTCTCGGCTGAATCGCGTTATAGATGGATCCATTATTAAAGACGCCGAAGGAAACGCCACATGGTACACGGGATGTGTGCCATTGGGcttggaagacgacaagtACTGGCTATCAGAGCTTCAAGTTTACTTGAGAGCTAATTTTGCGGAGGCATTCGGGGCCACGGAAGAGGACATTGCCGCTCCAATGCATGGGCGCAACAAGCCGATTGCCTTGGGACAGGTTGGCATTCGCTGTATGCATTGCAAAA GCGACAATCCTGCTGAGCGCGGACAGCAGGCCACTTCTTATCCGAGCTTGATTAGCGGCATCTACAATTCGGTCCAGCAAATGCTGCGACTTCATCTTGACTGCTGCTTGGCCATGCCGACGGACGTGCGTCATAAAATTGAAGCCCTCAAGGTTTCGTGCAGCAGCCGCGGTGGCCGAAAACAGTACTGGATCGATTCAGCCAAGCGTTTGGGATTGGTCGATACTCCTCACGGTATTCACTTTGGCCGCGACCCTCTCGGACCGTTGCCTCCGCTCACCGGTCCCTCGGTAAATTCCAAAGAAGgccggaagaagaagatggaaAAATGCATTCGTGAACGAGACGAAGCCAAGGTTGCTGCAGGCGAGGATGTCCCCAAACCAGTTCCACCGGTGGATACCCGTCCGTTGGTTTTCCCGGAGGACAAACCTCTAATCTCTGATTACCTTTACTTGACCCTGGAACAGATGGCTCCATGTCTCCTGATGGAAGCCGACCGTGTTGGATGCTACAAGACACGGAAAGTTGGATTTCCGGGATTAGCTTGTAAGCATTGTGTTGGCCAAGCTGGTTGCGGTCGCTACTTCCCCGCTTCCGAAGCATCCTTGTCGCAGACGACTACTTCTCAGACGATTATGAACCACGTGCGCAATTGTCGTCGCTGCCCTATCGAAATTCGTGAGAACTTGGAAATCATGAAGCGAAACCGCATGGGATCTGCGGATCGCAAGCGCCCAAATAGTAAGCCCAAGCACGGCGGTCGCAAAGTTTTCTTCCACCGGCTGTGGTGCCGCATCCAGGATATTCCGTTCGAGGTGGGCAAGGCGGAAACCAaggaaagcaaaaagaggTCTTCGAGTAAAACGGGCTCGGCTctgaagaaaaagaagagaaacAGTAAGAGCACGTCAGACTCGGACGATTCTGAGGAGGATAATTCGGAGAGCGAAGAGGAAACTGCCACGGAAAGTGAAGAAAGTTTGGACGATGAGCAATCAAAAAAGCCCAAGGCCAAACAAAAGTCGGGACCTTCCACGTCAAGTAAAAAGAAGGCTATCGCGCCATGGCATCACGGCTGCGTTCGTCTCACCAAGTCGGATGACCCACACTGGCTGTCTGAAATGGAATGTTTTGCGCGCAGTGATCTTGTTGAGATCTTCAGCCTTAAAAAGAAAGATTCTCTGGATGGATACAGCGGGCGGAAGGAACCAGCGCTAGGACAGATCGGCATTCGCTGTATTTTCTGCAAGATCCTTGATCCGTCGGAACGTCCGAACGGCTACATGTGCTTTCCCGACAGTATGTCTTCTATTCCAAACAAGGTGGCAGATCTGATTCGTCTCCATTTTCCCACGTGCCCTTCGATGCCGGCAGATCACAAGGAAACATTCAAAGCATTCCGAGGCTATGATTCAAAGGTTGCTAACGATGACTCTCAGCAATATTGGGTCGACTCGGCCCGTGACATCGGTGTTTCGAACACCCCGGCCGCATCCGGACATGGCGCGTGGGGTGTTACTTTCCGACGTGATCCTCTCCAGCCCAGTCCTGCTGACGAATTAGATCTGGAACTTGCCAACAACGAATCCGGATCTTGGGGTATGAATTATCTAGTGAACCCCTCGGATCGCGGTCTTTGTACGGATCAAGTGCTTCTGTTGTTGCGACAAGTGCGTCCATGTCGTTTTAAGAAGAGCGACCGCCGCGCAGGACCGGGATCTCGGGGTCGCGATAGATCAATGGGTTTCCCTGGTCTCGCCTGTATGCATTGCGCGAACAAGAATACACTTGGTCGGTACTTTCCGGTTACCTCGAAGAATCTGACCGACAATACAGTGAACTCGTTGCAGTCCCATGCATCATCTTGCTCCAGGTGTCCCGAACCGATCAAGGCCTCGCTCGCATATTTAAGCCACCGCAGCATTCTTCAAAAAGCTGAACTGAGCGGAAGCTGGAAGCGAACCTACTTCAAGAAGGTTTGGGAGCGCCTTCACGTTGACCGTGCCTGGACCCCGATCGATGATGAActggatgatgatgaagacgacgagtcTTCCGTCGAGGAGCAAGAGGAGAATGATCAGGATAGTAGcgaggacgaagaaaacgaagacgGCGACGAAGGAAGCGCGAgtgaaaaggaagaaagtGGTGGTCAAATGAGTGCTTTGATCCAAGCTGCAGCTATTTGGTTAACGGAGCAGGACCAGACAACCGATTCATCAAAATTGCGTGCCACGAAAGGCCGTACCCTTCCAGGAAAGAGATCCGGTGGTCCTTCATCCTCCGGATCAAAAGGCGGTCGCGGAGCGACTAGCttgccgacgaaaagacgCAGGGTCCATTCGTAA
- a CDS encoding predicted protein produces MNHNPRSRKGDMVFPRPCIHRERAVVNYLAGRDSRIISMVVAEVPLWVMHSSNASSNTTLDGASGLATGGPFNKLSDGHFSRHHHFEHKAASSLALLDSASGRARKSAIYAVDVHPDGRIFATAGGDCAVRIWNTQALFAPKNKGGSFAVAGSSDPTGKPNNATTTYVSTSASSGPEASESSAGEQESDVGPRDEMVHDLNSFVRRKKDPTVNQSSAVPAETTKSSTASGQSVADSSPVRPSTHKRSHHQHRLLCTLSAHSGSSVLAVRFSSTGTYLASAGDDGCVCIYTHNEDTEGNLTQEPSPHDEHWSRIKLCRGHGLDVVDLAWAPDDSYLVSCSLDSETPIIVWKTTHLGSSRRANATSMILNPFKVLGRKEHTSTVKGVSFDPAGSYFASSGDDPAVCVWRAHDDWGLETKIDASSGIFRRWKEDDTMALSSQSLFRRISWSTDGAFLCSTNSVVKNKHVASTISRDGWSVSSASSAAAGAANLVGHKQPVVVSRHASQLLSARKANVSGGQNGDDDEEPDYATLLALGDKRGFVTIWSTKKSRPIFKLQCSESRSTVTDMAWGSLPRGDLMLLVTFLDGQVVALRFEVPSELGNLLSKSERARVFQLRYGIDVNDVETFGQRHLFTGASSGPNLIENALQMTLEHTHTGIDDMDDDTSTPGPEPEERLNDLQAVSIRSKQKESLSKGKKRIQPVLMAVTSKKTKPGAELLKTKAVEPNQSIDPLQNAIDAASKASAAMATADSTKRDITVNAAPMDGLSGTAQSNSARPSVRPNGPSSWMGTILPHSSERIHSLDLPLLGLQSMDVTTGFAEPCVAECTNSVKLPVGSRTTSIPCVDVALSRDGKISWKDQIPGTSCSAIAASTTLMAVGTTDGCLQLYGTSPTIGWTCGQSFRSHPSLVLGHPIVSLQLQETQGEDDEIFATLLTLTGDGTFAVYSVLPVLQLQFKGSVMPAMSHMALGTSLTSEQHSIKISRIQITETNRVLLLLSLQTVDNAQLRGGLRGTTQIDAGVGGSLQAFVFDQKAELWMKAADNRFVLSDFYSALPSAKFSPNGELSRLEDAVRIGALQASMKPAQRGRLRDTDRHADEMFSRADLESGNFIPTRAHCEDRMACAIALESADEFKKWLSLYIKVLCVVGHTDFLRVLVDILMNEPKDKRETIPDGMCWWMSIAPTVLFPR; encoded by the exons ATGAATCACAATCCGAGGTCGCGCAAAGGTGATATGGTTTTCCCTCGACC CTGTATTCATCGTGAACGTGCTGTTGTGAATTATCTGGCAGGCCGAGACTCTCGTATCATCAGCATGGTGGTTGCGGAAGTTCCCCTGTGGGTTATGCACAGCAGCAACGCGAGTTCCAATACTACTCTGGACGGTGCCAGCGGACTCGCAACTGGTGGTCCTTTCAACAAGCTTTCGGATGGACATTTTTCCCGTCACCATCATTTCGAGCACAAggcggcttcttccttggccttGTTGGACTCGGCGTCGGGAAGGGCAAGAAAGTCTGCCATTTACGCCGTAGACGTCCATCCCGACGGCCGAATCTTTGCGACAGCGGGAGGCGACTGTGCGGTCCGAATTTGGAATACACAGGCCTTGTTTGCTCCCAAAAACAAGGGCGGTAGCTTTGCTGTGGCAGGTTCTTCGGATCCGACCGGCAAACCCAACAATGCTACCACAACCTACGTGAGCACGAGTGCCTCGTCGGGACCGGAAGCCTCGGAAAGTAGCGCTGGGGAACAAGAAAGTGACGTTGGTCCCCGGGACGAAATGGTTCACGATCTTAATAGTTTCGTCCGTCGCAAAAAAGACCCCACAGTGAACCAATCCTCGGCGGTACCCGCCGAGACGACGAAATCATCTACTGCATCCGGGCAGTCGGTAGCGGACTCGTCTCCTGTTCGCCCCTCGACGCACAAAAGATCGCACCATCAGCATCGTTTACTATGTACATTGTCCGCACATTCCGGTTCATCGGTACTGGCGGTGCGATTTTCAAGTACCGGAACCTATTTGGCTTCGGCGGGGGATGACGGTTGTGTGTGTATCTACACTCACAACGAGGACACGGAGGGTAACCTGACCCAAGAACCGTCACCGCACGACGAGCACTGGTCTCGGATCAAACTTTGCAGGGGACATGGCTTGGATGTTGTGGATTTGGCTTGGGCACCGGACGATTCATACCTAGTTTCCTGTTCGCTGGATTCCGAAACACCGATCATTGTGTGGAAAACGACTCACTTGGGATCTTCTCGTCGAGCCAACGCAACGAGTATGATACTGAATCCATTCAAGGTTCTCGGTAGAAAAGAACACACGAGTACGGTCAAGGGAGTTTCTTTCGATCCGGCAGGATCCTATTTTGCGTCCTCGGGTGATGATCCAGCCGTCTGCGTCTGGCGCGCGCACGATGATTGGGGTTTGGAAACCAAGATTGACGCTAGCAGCGGTATCTTTCGGCGCTGGAAAGAAGACGATACTATGGCCCTGTCTTCGCAAAGTCTTTTCCGCCGAATTAGTTGGTCAACTGATGGAGCATTCTTGTGTTCCACTAATTCGGTAGTGAAGAACAAGCACGTGGCGTCCACTATTAGTCGCGATGGGTGGAGTGTGAGTAGTGCGTCTTCGGCGGCAGCGGGAGCGGCCAACCTAGTGGGGCATAAGCAACCAGTGGTCGTCAGCCGCCACGCGTCGCAGCTGCTGAGTGCACGCAAAGCCAATGTTTCAGGAGGCCAAaacggtgacgacgacgaagaaccCGATTACGCAACTCTGTTGGCACTCGGCGACAAGCGAGGCTTCGTAACGATCTGGAGTACCAAGAAATCACGTCCGATTTTTAAACTTCAATGCAGTGAAAGTCGCAGTACGGTCACTGACATGGCCTGGGGTTCCTTACCAAGAGGGGATCTGATGCTTTTAGTAACATTTTTGGACGGTCAGGTTGTGGCCCTGCGCTTTGAAGTACCCAGTGAGTTGGGAAATTTGTTGAGTAAATCTGAACGGGCACGCGTATTTCAGCTCAGGTACGGTATCGATGTGAACGATGTGGAAACTTTTGGACAGCGCCATCTATTTACAGGAGCAAGCTCAGGTCCTAACCTGATCGAAAACGCTTTGCAAATGACGTTGGAGCACACTCATACTGGAATAGACGATATGGACGATGATACCTCGACACCAGGTCCGGAACCAGAAGAGAGATTGAATGACCTGCAAGCGGTTTCAATTCGTTCGAAACAGAAGGAAAGCCTCTCGAAAGGAAAGAAGCGCATTCAACCAGTTCTTATGGCTGTTACCAGCAAGAAAACGAAGCCAGGAGCCGAACTTCTCAAGACCAAAGCCGTCGAGCCAAACCAATCCATCGATCCTTTGCAGAATGCTATTGATGCAGCCAGCAAGGCCTcagccgccatggcaacCGCCGATTCCACCAAGCGCGACATTACTGTAAACGCTGCTCCCATGGATGGCCTGTCCGGAACAGCGCAGTCAAATTCCGCTCGGCCATCAGTGCGACCCAATGGACCTAGCTCTTGGATGGGAACAATTCTGCCGCACAGCTCCGAACGGATCCATTCTCTGGATCTCCCGCTTCTTggtttacagtcaatggatGTCACCACAGGATTCGCAGAGCCATGCGTCGCCGAATGCACCAACTCGGTCAAATTACCGGTGGGGTCACGGACAACATCAATTCCATGTGTCGATGTAGCATTATCTCGTGATGGCAAAATATCGTGGAAGGATCAAATCCCTGGTACATCATGCTCGGCCATTGCGGCCAGTACCACGTTAATGGCTGTCGGAACAACGGATGGATGCCTACAATTGTATGGCACATCTCCTACGATCGGTTGGACATGTGGTCAGAGCTTTCGTTCTCATCCGTCGTTAGTTCTTGGGCATCCCATTGTCTCATTGCAACTTCAAGAGACGCAGggggaagacgacgaaatcTTTGCTACTTTGCTCACCTTAACGGGAGATGGTACATTTGCCGTCTACTCTGTTCTTCCAGTATTGCAACTACAATTCAAAGGATCTGTTATGCCGGCGATGTCACACATGGCTTTGGGTACATCGTTGACGTCGGAGCAACATTCGATAAAAATTTCCAGAATACAAATTACTGAAACCAATCGTGTATTACTGCTTCTATCGCTACAGACAGTTGACAACGCACAGCTTCGAGGCGGATTGCGGGGGACTACTCAAATTGACGCAGGGGTTGGTGGCTCGTTGCAAGCGTTTGTCTTCGACCAAAAGGCCGAACTTTGGATGAAGGCGGCGGACAACCGCTTTGTCCTTTCCGACTTTTACAGTGCTCTACCGTCTGCGAAATTTAGCCCCAATGGAGAGCTGTCAAGGTTGGAAGATGCTGTTCGAATCGGCGCACTCCAAGCGAGCATGAAGCCAGCTCAGCGCGGTCGTCTACGTGATACCGACCGCCATGCGGACGAGATGTTTTCCAGAGCCGATTTGGAATCTGGGAATTTTATTCCGACTCGGGCACATTGCGAGGATCGAATGGCTTGCGCTATTGCACTCGAATCTGCGGACGAATTCAAAAAATGGTTATCATTGTATATAAAAGTATTGTGTGTGGTGGGGCACACTGATTTTCTCAGAGTTTTGGTGGATATCTTAATGAACGAACCCAAGGACAAACGAGAAACGATTCCTGATGGCATGTGCTGGTGGATGTCGATCGCCCCTACAGTG TTATTCCCGAGATGA
- a CDS encoding predicted protein → MGDRKVTNKYIPADFDPKLIPRGKKLSAKDGTVPVRMMLPFSIQCSTCNTFMYRGRKFNSKKEPVGGSEGRYLGIQRWRFYIKCTHCSRPVTFLTDPKNADYEMESGASRNYEVYKDKEQTE, encoded by the coding sequence ATGGGTGATCGTAAAGTTACCAACAAATACATTCCGGCGGATTTTGATCCCAAACTTATTCCGCGCGGCAAGAAGCTTTCGGCGAAAGATGGTACCGTTCCCGTACGAATGATGTTGCCCTTTTCCATCCAGTGCAGCACCTGCAATACCTTTATGTACCGGGGACGGAAATTCAATTCAAAGAAAGAACCCGTGGGTGGGTCGGAAGGTCGGTACTTGGGAATCCAGCGGTGGCGGTTTTACATCAAGTGCACGCACTGTTCACGACCCGTTACCTTTTTGACGGATCCCAAGAATGCCGACtacgaaatggaaagcggCGCGTCGCGAAATTACGAAGTCTACAAAGACAAGGAACAAACGGAA
- a CDS encoding predicted protein: MVPDPYRTLDLPHTASPAEIKTRYRLLARRYHPDRVTTASKAEQTAATDRFSTIASAYALLADERTKAQYDHVYRYGGHDVEQPVSGSSRSTAQRRAHSDTVSRKGIGYTCTNPLAYLWTQGKVYSTRTMAGVSLPSRFPMPGSGTQNIQFAFSSGQYYRNGNGERQYVSRTTQFLDGKKVTRVETTTIHADGRRDVTTVDDDRGTTTRHFKSPSQKGSNATCSLQQNQQASVNEHWFVHAWHDFKDKVSMCYNPCTDVAAAE; the protein is encoded by the coding sequence ATGGTCCCCGATCCGTATCGAACGCTCGATCTGCCGCACACGGCAAGTCCGGCAGAAATTAAAACAAGGTATCGTCTTTTGGCTCGACGGTACCATCCAGATCGAGTGACGACTGCCTCCAAGGCAGAGCAGACCGCAGCCACCGACAGATTTTCTACGATTGCCTCAGCGTATGCCCTGCTTGCCGACGAACGCACGAAAGCCCAATACGATCACGTCTACCGGTACGGAGGCCATGATGTGGAGCAGCCAGTTAGCGGCTCCTCGCGGAGTACAGCACAGCGTAGGGCACACTCCGACACTGTGTCCAGAAAAGGGATCGGCTATACCTGCACCAATCCACTCGCGTACTTGTGGACGCAGGGGAAAGTGTACTCGACCAGGACCATGGCGGGTGTCTCCTTACCGAGTCGCTTTCCAATGCCTGGCTCTGGGACCCAAAATATTCAGTTTGCCTTTTCGTCGGGACAATACTACCGAAACGGCAACGGGGAACGGCAGTATGTTTCCCGGACAACGCAATTTCTCGACGGTAAAAAAGTCACGCGCGTCGAGACGACCACCATTCATGCGGACGGGCGCCGAGACGTGACAACTGTGGATGACGACCGGGGAACGACAACACGACACTTTAAATCACCATCGCAAAAAGGATCCAACGCCACCTGCTCATTGCAACAAAATCAGCAGGCCTCCGTAAACGAGCACTGGTTTGTCCATGCCTGGCATGACTTCAAGGACAAAGTGTCCATGTGCTACAATCCGTGCACCGATGTGGCGGCAGCCGAATGA
- a CDS encoding predicted protein: MTMREAMDVDSVETSYTPVRYKKQSGSLQLSTSSLTFLGEGSSKVVKWMHIAKHQVSPASYPKPLLKIVLSSGTNLTFQLPDRSALDQIRLDVTRRLQFRSSLSSSSPAGGSRKRPLTDLSQTSTFGDLDPTALAVTRSALLAAHPSLRQQHQQLVQESETLSEEDFWLTHKDLLEEEYARISGLAKAGTSSLLQSHLPTAGKVTLGVEEMRQIFILYPAVHKAYEEKVPLELSDEQFWRKYLESEYFHRDRGRMGTAAQNHSAIETKTAKSKDGVKGLSMEQQDARAAAVGTDDLFSRYDQKLSQENGENHETSHRRWGRQLAVGQFDLASTFETERGKVLEQANRDNHPPNIADDGRGTRVIQKYNRHWAMVLHPEDAIAGSDLMQVARKSVRDVLPGDDDAAAGGGFDQETRRLVKYAEASTEAANHASCLGEDEGAYEPLTLSNVEAYYSGQLRNGHTAENDEEATKRHIVLARMVSQKVGKLVDSLEKNFDLPESCFPPPSLGRELLSALTRKMAQDSRTEAASLEMVNKLPEDFRKRLHSHFRRSSELLRHFFGLRRMEAANAGNGQKLSRIVLAMESFYREMESMRRELPQTETGEMMRKMCLPIMDQLDWAFKLHREGSGGGVGGGFVAVEEI; encoded by the coding sequence ATGACGATGAGGGAGGCCATGGATGTGGATTCAGTCGAAACCTCGTATACTCCCGTCCGCTATAAGAAACAAAGTGGGTCGCTACAGTTGTCGACGTCCAGTTTGACGTTTCTCGGCGAGGGCTCCTCGAAAGTAGTAAAATGGATGCACATTGCGAAACATCAAGTCAGCCCGGCATCGTATCCGAAGCCTTTACTAAAAATTGTCTTGTCTTCGGGAACCAATTTGACTTTTCAATTACCGGATCGGAGCGCGCTGGATCAGATTCGCTTGGACGTGACGCGGCGTCTCCAGTTTCggtcgtctttgtcgtcgtcgtcgcctgCGGGCGGCAGCCGCAAGCGCCCACTGACCGACCTGTCGCAGACGTCCACCTTTGGAGATTTGGATCCCACCGCACTCGCTGTGACTCGATCCGCGCTGTTGGCGGCGCATCCCAGTCTACGACAACAGCACCAGCAACTCGTGCAAGAATCCGAAACtctgtcggaagaagacttTTGGCTCACCCACAAGGACttgttggaagaagaatacgCACGAATCTCAGGGCTCGCTAAAGCCGGCACTTCCAGTTTACTACAATCTCACCTGCCTACCGCTGGCAAGGTGACGCTGGGGGTGGAAGAAATGCGGCAGATTTTTATTCTCTATCCCGCCGTCCACAAGGCGTACGAAGAAAAGGTACCCTTGGAGCTATCCGACGAACAATTCTGGCGCAAGTATCTGGAATCGGAATACTTTCATCGGGATCGAGGACGCATGGGAACGGCTGCGCAGAATCACTCGGCTATCGAAACCAAAACTGCGAAAAGTAAGGATGGCGTCAAGGGACTGTCTATGGAACAACAAGATGCGCGGGCTGCGGCGGTTGGAACCGACGATTTATTTAGTCGATATGATCAAAAGCTATCGCAAGAGAATGGAGAAAATCACGAAACTTCTCACCGTCGATGGGGTCGCCAATTGGCTGTTGGCCAGTTCGATTTGGCGTCTACATTTGAAACGGAACGCGGTAAGGTCTTGGAACAAGCCAACCGGGACAATCACCCACCCAATATTGCCGACGACGGCAGAGGTACACGAGTCATTCAAAAGTACAACCGTCACTGGGCCATGGTGCTGCATCCGGAGGACGCCATAGCCGGATCAGACTTGATGCAAGTAGCACGGAAAAGCGTGCGGGATGTGTTACctggtgacgacgacgcagCAGCCGGAGGAGGTTTTGATCAGGAAACACGTCGACTCGTAAAGTACGCGGAAGCATCGACGGAAGCGGCGAATCATGCGTCTTGTCTCGGGGAAGACGAAGGCGCATATGAGCCTCTGACACTGTCGAATGTGGAGGCATACTACTCGGGTCAATTGAGAAACGGACACACAGCGGAAAACGACGAGGAGGCGACAAAGCGACACATAGTGTTAGCACGCATGGTGTCTCAAAAGGTCGGTAAGCTAGTTGATTCACTGGAAAAGAATTTTGATTTACCTGAATCATGCTTTCCGCCACCTTCGCTTGGTCGGGAATTGTTGTCGGCTTTGACGAGAAAGATGGCGCAGGATTCTCGGACCGAGGCTGCTTCCCTCGAAATGGTAAACAAGCTCCCGGAAGACTTCCGGAAGCGTCTCCATTCGCACTTTCGTCGGTCGTCGGAACTGCTACGACATTTTTTTGGACTGCGGCGCATGGAAGCGGCCAATGCAGGGAACGGGCAGAAACTGTCGCGGATTGTTTTGGCTATGGAAAGCTTTTACCGCGAAATGGAGTCAATGCGACGAGAGCTTCCCCAGACGGAAACGGGCGAGATGATGCGAAAAATGTGCCTCCCCATTATGGACCAATTAGATTGGGCATTTAAGTTGCATCGTGAAGGCAGCGGTGGGGGAGTTGGTGGCGGTTTCGTGGCGGTTGAGGAAATTTGA
- a CDS encoding predicted protein — MNASNHSFCVDDYPDKKPKAIVLLLGWWGAKSRHLAKYGQLYQERDCLTVQAICDTYAILVRNTRSIDQCAIEAAAHVAQVLRDIDDDTIPVIFHAFSNGGAYVVERMEAMIRHARTNSLPSDQDSDMVLVGKHLQGQIYDSAPVWPTTESAVEAAAVHFIPLPDFIPCDGLAASILEQLG, encoded by the exons ATGAACGCAAGCAACCATAGTTTTTGTGTGGACGACTACCCCGACAAGAAGCCCAAGGCCATTGTCTTGCTGCTTGGTTGGTGGGGAGCCAAAAGCCGCCATTTGGCGAAGTATGGCCAGCTGTATCAAGAACGGGATTGCTTGACGGTGCAAGCAATCTGTGACACCTACGCCATTTTGGTCCGAAATACTCGGTCGATCGATCAATGCGCGATTGAAGCAGCCGCTCACGTGGCACAGGTGCTCCGTGATATCGATGACGACACCATTCCGGTGATCTTTCATGCGTTCAGCAACGGTGGAGCCTACGTTGTCGAGCGGATGGAAGCTATGATTCGGCATGCTCGGACCAATTCGCTTCCCAGTGACCAGGATTCTGACATGGTTCTTGTCGGCAAGCATTTGCAGGGCCAAATCTATGATTCGGCTCCCGTATGGCCGACAACCGAGTCTGCTGTGGAAGCGGCTGCTG TTCATTTCATCCCTCTACCAGATTTTATTCCGTGTGATGGATTGGCGGCAAGTATTTTGGAGCAACTTGGCTGA